The sequence caacaacacaaaaacaagtacttaacaaaacaaaaacaaaacaaactcgttttaaatcacacacacaaagagaaagaaagaaagaaagagaagatgaAAGCAATATGTTGTGataatagatagagagaaaaggcaAGGGGGTGAAAATGAGAATGAAATAATGACTAAAGAAGACAACAAATGACCCTTGATGTGtttacattcacagacacagagcGGGTAACTTACACATCCAGTAGCGTACTTACTGAACACTGGGCCTGATTTACTAAGCTTTTGCTCCAGTGTATTGTTTGCACCACTCTTGTCTGGAGGGAATAAAATAAAGGTTGACGTCAGCATTGCCATTCAGAAAATAAACAATGGAAGGGGACGTGTCCATGGCCACACTCCCATTGCTAAGATCTGACCAATCCACAAGTGGAGTAAATTACTAAAACAAAGATGAATTTATTTCAACAATATGAGTCTTTATAGCACTAAATCACAGAACTCCATAGCTATCTTCATGTTATAAAAGAATGTGTCTACACATTCTCAGTAAATCTGACACAGCAGTTGATCAAATGGAATGATCAAGTGTAACATCATGCTTAAATGTAATGATGTATTAGGAAAATAGTATAACTGTACAACGTTAGATGCTTCCAGTAAAGGTTAAATAGGACCATTTTGATCTTATTGAGTTCTGCGATGACAACCTATTAAACATTAACACATTTCTTTCACTCTGTCTTATGTTATCAAATAATTAGTATATAATCATCACTTTACTTGGAGTCAATTTCTCTTTGCCTTGATTAACACACAGTCTAATAATCTGCCCTACTCATGGCCCAACTTAATTCATGTAAATTGGCAGGCATGCATAGcaaaaaagagaacaaaagaAGCATGCAATCAGAACCTTCAACTGTCTGCTCTTCCACCACATGACAAGTAGCTTAATGCGACGATTTCATGGTCTAAATTTACTGAATGCTCCCACTTAAAGCATTCTGGGTGACTTTCGACCCACTGAAAAGATCTTTCTCACATCACAACGGTGGCATCAAATCAAAGGACCATGGACTAATGCTGGACATTCAAATGACTACATGAAAGGATGACATGCTTGTTTGGGAGCATGCAAATCACTGGTAGCAAGCCTGGGTAAATCTGGCCCATCAAATGATTAAAGTGACTTCCTCTCCCCACGTTACCAGCCATTTCTGGTTCCTCTTTGTTAGACGTCTAGTCATTACCACAATAACAATCTCCTCTATGCCAATGACAAGGTTCATGTCTCACTGTTGACTACAACAGTCAGAGGGGAAACTGGATGATTGCGTGTTGACTCTATTGACTTTATATAGCATTGACTTGATCTAGACAGAGGAGTTGACAAAGTGTGGTTATGAAGAGAGTTAATATAAAATGATGAGAATATTAAACTCGCTTAAACTCTGCTAACCCAAAACTATCATATGACCGTATGGACAAACAGGGCGTCTGTGAGAGAGTTCCCACTGAACTCGAATACTGTGATTCATGTTTTATATGTTAATTGTTATGGTAACTGTGGTGTAATCTACACTGTGTATATGTTAATTGTAGTAATTGTAGTAGTCATGTTAGGCAGACATCAGTTCTAAATGCTACAGACATTGTTCTGTACCTGTAAACTGTCTGTCTGATGTTCCTCTCGCACCAAATTTGGTCACCAGTTTGCCATTGGACTGGAAGATGAACACGCAGCAGGCCTTATTGTCCACGGTGATGATGTGGCCATTTTTGTCCACCGCTACTCCCTTTGGTCCCATTAGTCTTCCTGCTCCGATTTTATTCTGTCCAGGAACAAGAGGGACAAGGTTTAGAAGTCATATTTTTACCGGTGGTGATTCAGAAAATGGCTTGGTACAGACATGGATATACATCTGTTCGTTCCATGTCTGTATCACATTCCTTTGAATTAAAAACTCTCATAATTTGAGCTATCAGTTAAGAGTTGCTAGTGATAGTACTGGCGCTTAGCATACAGCTAAAGACTAACGTTTTGATCTCTCTATTCGGCTCCCACACATTTACCTTAAACTTCCCGTCCGAGGAGAAGATGCTGACCCATCGGTTGTCGTAGTCGGCCACAATGATGTCACCATTTGTATCTACGGTCACCCCTGTGGGGCGCTGCAGTTGCCCTGGGGAACGACCTCTGACCCCAAATCTTAGTTTAAACTGCCCATCATTGGAGAAGACCTGTGATGGAGGTGGGTTTAGTTTGAAATAACTGGAATTATCTTTGATTGACAAGACCAACGCCTGCAAAAATTATCTATAATTTGTTTCTTAAAGGCTGTTTGCAACTAATCTCTTAAAAAGCACTTTCACTGACAAGCACTAACCTGTATGCACTGGTTGTTGCTGTCAGCCACCACAATTCGACCATTGCTGGAGGCAGAAATGCCTTGTAGGTTGGTGAACTCCCCTCTTTCACGCCCACGTGTGCCTGAGGACAGTCAAAAGTATACCGTAGCACACTCAGCCACTAGTGTCACAGAATTGTACAGTTCTCACATGAAATTCTTAAAGGTGCTATTTAGAGTTTTGCTTACTTTGAAACATCCAAAACAGACTTCCAAAATGGCAGGAGAATGACGTAATGTCAAAATGCCTATGGTCCGTATTGTTCAAATATCCAAGCTAAGTTAGCTTGCAAACCAGCTACAGCCAGCCCCAGTCTTATGTAATAGTCTGTCTAGTCACACAGTGTATTAAATGCATTATAAGTCAGTGGAAGTGTGTTCAATTTATCTATGGAACACAACAAAGGGGAAACTAGCATATACACTGGAAACAAGCTGATGGTCCACACCATAGTTACTAAGCAGAGGATGTCTCTACTCACCCACTCTGTAGATGAGCTCATCCTCAATGGGGTTCTCCTTCTTCTTGGTGGTGCTGTACATGCTGGAGGGCCTCCTGACCGCCTTCTGCCGGACGTGTCCACCGCCTCCACCGCTGGGCGACTTCACCCGCCTCTTGACGTCGTCGGGCGACTGTGGCACATCCGAGGCCTTGACGGCGCGCAGGCGGAAGGGGCTGCCCCGCACGGGCTGCCTGTAGAGCAGCAGCTGGAAGGAGAACTCGCCCTCGGCCCGCATGGTGTAGCTCACCTCGTACGTGCCGTTCTTGTTGTCGGCCACGTCGGCCTCGGCGTGCGTCGAGCCGTCGGCGGTGAGGATGCGTGCGCGCAGCTCGGCGTTTCCCGTGCGCACCAGCTCGCCGCCCTTGTCCTTGGTGGTGACGGTGACAGTGGCCGGCTGGCCGACCAGCGCGTGGCGCAGGCCCTCGCCCGTAGCCACGCTCGTGTGCCCCACGGCGGCGGTGGTCAGCAGCACGCCCAGGTTCTGGATGGAGCGGCGCAGGCCCTCCGTCTCCACCTGGCAGTCCAGGTGGCCGTTCTCGTGTGGCCGCTCGGGGAAGTCGTGCTGCGCCAGCGCCGCCACGCGCTCACCCATCTGCTTCTGCACCAGCAGCACCTCGGTGGCGCTGCCGTGCGACAGCGCCTGCTCCGTGAAGCTGCAGCTGCTCAGGATGTTCTCCTTCCCCTGGAGCAGCGCCGCCAACTGGGCCTGCAACACCtgcagaagggagggagagacggatggaggggaggatgagagaacaggaaggaagacaaggggaggatgagagagcaGGAAGGACAACAGGAAGAGATTGTAAGGTGACAGGGAGAGTCTGCTTCTGCTCAATCTTCCAGATTGGGTATTCTGCTGTAAATCAAAACATTCCACCTGTACTCTCCCCACGAGACCTCACCTCACCTGCTTTTATTTCCTAACCGTTATTCACAACGCCTCAtgatcacacacgcacacatacacacacacacacacacacagcaaaatatTCATACAGAAATAGAGGCAAGAGAGGCAGAAGTCGAGTAGAGAAAAGAAGATGAGATATGGGGGAAGGGGAGAGTAAAATGGAGTTGTAGTTGACATGAAAAGGGATAATGCAAAAAATGACCCAACATTTTAAAGGACAGAGAAAGACTAAAATGATTTTAGACAAGCTTAGAAAAGGTCTACAGCTTGGATCTTCATTCAGGATCAGTCCATCAATACTCTGCACCATCCTATTGAGCCTTTCAGAGGTCAATTACGGCACAGGACAAGCTTCAAAGAGCACAGGTTCTTCGTGTTCAATTTAAATGGACCTTCTCCATAGGTAAAAACCTCTCTGGGGACTTAATTTAGCTAGACAGCTTGGTTAGAGGCAGCAGAGCGGGCTTGGAAAGCCGGAGAGGGTCAAGCCATAGCATGTTAAAAAAAGATTTAAATGGCCAAGTTGTTATTCAGTGGGAACAGGTCTGTCAGCCTGCCTAATCAAAATGAATTGGTCGAAGGAGCTGTGGCTTACATGCTGAAACCGCACGACAAAGAGTCTGGGACCTCTCAGAGGATGTGTAACagaaggagaaggggggggagagagagagagagagagagagagagagatggatgtgcAAGGAAGGACAGAGTCATATTTAAAGGCACAGTTCATGCTTCTAATCTCATATGCTATTTGTTCAATTCAGCTCATTGCACCTCACGGTCCTTTTGTTGTTCTTCTTGTGTATGTGCCCAAAAAGACTTTTGGCTGTACACTGGAAACAAGGCTTGGACTGAACCATACACTgctccagccaatcaacatgttGCTTCAGCAGCAAGGAAAGGAGTGTTGGCTGATTGGCTAAACTCAAATATGAACAATCTTTCACCAGAATTGTGGACTATACCCAGAGCTGTACtgtagaatgaatgaatgaatgaatgaacaaatgaatgaatggatgaataaatggatggatggatggatgagtgcatggatgtatggatggatggctggctggatgaatgaatgaatgaatggataaatgaatgaattaattaattaatgaagtGATTGTGAGACTATGTGCTCACCTTCTGTTTGGCGCTGCAGATGTTCTCCAGGTCGGTGATGAGGGTGCCCTTGCGCTGGTGCAGCGCTCGCTCCAGTTCCTCAAATGTGCTGTTGATCTCGCTCACCGCCTCGTTCTTACGCTCCGTCAACTGCTTGGAGATGTCGTTCACCGTGTCAATGGCCGCCGTCAGCTGTGGCAACCTGTAGGAGGAGAGGGGACATGGTGTTTGGTCCACAGACGTTCTTGGATAGAGTTCACTACCAGCTTTGTTAAACAACAATATGTTTAGTGACTGCCAAGTTACACTGAAAGGCATTTTCATGATTAATCATGGCTAATCTTTCTTTGTACAACTTGAGTCGAACCTCTCCCTACACAAATCATTCTTTTGTATAAAATATGGAAAGTTAATCCTTTATTTGGCTGAAAGCTGAAAGCCAGGGGGCTTTTACAGAAGTCCACCGGAGTTTTccttgagagggagagagacactgaTGAACCCTCTAGGGCTCCTCACTGCACCCTTAATGAGGTGTGTATGATTCTGCACTACCGGTGTGTGGACACCGCAAATCTGTAAGCCTCAGGTGTGATGTGCAACAATATTTCCAAGTATATTTGGTTCATAATGAACCCTCATTGAACTTC is a genomic window of Alosa sapidissima isolate fAloSap1 chromosome 15, fAloSap1.pri, whole genome shotgun sequence containing:
- the LOC121684495 gene encoding tripartite motif-containing protein 3-like — protein: MSLTMAKRETGSTSPVVRQIDKQFLVCSICLDHYHNPKVLPCLHTFCEKCLQNYIPPQSLTLSCPVCRQTSILPEKGVAALQNNFFITNLMEVLQRDPECAQPEACSVLESVSAASACQPLSCPNHEGKVMEFYCESCETAMCLECTEGEHREHVTVPLRDVLEQHKSALKNQLDAIRNRLPQLTAAIDTVNDISKQLTERKNEAVSEINSTFEELERALHQRKGTLITDLENICSAKQKVLQAQLAALLQGKENILSSCSFTEQALSHGSATEVLLVQKQMGERVAALAQHDFPERPHENGHLDCQVETEGLRRSIQNLGVLLTTAAVGHTSVATGEGLRHALVGQPATVTVTTKDKGGELVRTGNAELRARILTADGSTHAEADVADNKNGTYEVSYTMRAEGEFSFQLLLYRQPVRGSPFRLRAVKASDVPQSPDDVKRRVKSPSGGGGGHVRQKAVRRPSSMYSTTKKKENPIEDELIYRVGTRGRERGEFTNLQGISASSNGRIVVADSNNQCIQVFSNDGQFKLRFGVRGRSPGQLQRPTGVTVDTNGDIIVADYDNRWVSIFSSDGKFKNKIGAGRLMGPKGVAVDKNGHIITVDNKACCVFIFQSNGKLVTKFGARGTSDRQFTDKSGANNTLEQKLSKSGPVFSPHFVAVNNKNEIIVTDFHNHSVKVYSADGEFLFKFGSHGEGNGQFNAPTGVAVDSNGNIIVADWGNSRIQVFDSSGSFLSYINTTADPLYGPQGLALTSDGHVAVADSGNHCFKVYRYLQ